In Ramlibacter sp., the sequence ACCAGGCGCATGCGACCACTCGCCTGCCGGTGGATTTCCTCGATCAAGGCATCGTCCATCGGCAGGGCCGGCGCGTTCTGCGCGGTGCCCTGGGTGGCCTTGGCGGTCACGGTGGCCTTCACGTCGCCGAGGCTGAGCGGCTCGAACTCCACCACCTTGGCCACCCGGCTGGCGATGTGGCCATAGCGGGCCACTTTCATGGGGAAGTGCTCCATCCCGACCAGGAAGCACATGGTGCCGGTCACGTCGGTGATGTCGCGCAGGACTTCGAGCAGGCTGGCGGTGCTGCGCACCAGGTGGTCGGCCTCGTCAACGATGATCGGGACCATGTCGATGCCGATCTTGGTGATGATGCGTGCCTGCACCTCCTGATTGCGACCACCCTTGGCCAGACCCATCGCGTCGGCCAGCTCGTCCAGCAGCGCGCGCTTGGTCCAGGTCTCCTTGGCCCGCACGAAGACGTAGCCGCTGTCTGCCGCCCACCGCTCCGTCAGCTTGCTCTTGCCGACGCCGAACACGCCTTTGATGATGACGAGGCCAGCCTCGCGGGCGCCGCGCCTTGCGACCAGCTTTTCCGCATCGCGCAGGCGGCGGAAGTTGTCGGTTTGAACGAATCCTTGTTTCATGTCATGATCCCCACGTGTTGAAGTTGCTCTGCTGTAACCAATGCACACGCTCGGTGAGGCGGCAACCTCACCGGGCACTCTTAAAACCTGCTGCCTCGTCGTTCCAGTCCATGCCACGGCTGGTGAAGTAGTCCCGCAGCCCCTCGTAGTCCTCCCCCTGCACGTAGCCCGAGATCCAGGCGGCGTCGTCGCTCGACCAGTCGTCGCGGTGGCGCATCAGCCACTCGTAGCGCTCGCTGGGCGCATCGAAGAAAGGCCTGCCCGCAGCGGTTTGCACCGGCTGCGCCCCTGGGGGCAAAAGTAAAGGGAGGGAGGAGACAGACACCTCCAGGGGGGGCACCACCACCACGGGGGCGGATGGTTCCGGCAGGGCAAAAACGTTCGCGGGGCTGTATGTGCCCTGCAGCTCGCGCTGAGCAAGCTCGATCTGGCCTTCGCGCCGCTTGACGGCTGCAGCCACACGCTTCTCGCGCGCCATCTGGACCACGGGCTTGGGGAAGTAGTCGATGCGGTTGGCGTTCCACCGCGCCTCGCAGACAAACTCGCCATCTGTGGTGAAGACCATGACGAAGGCCGGGTCGTGAATGTCGTAGTGCACACGCACCTGCTCGCCATCCACCGACATGAGGTCGTTGGAGAAGTAGGTCTGATTCAGGAAGGTGACCTCGCCGCGCTTGGCGGTGCGCAGCACGGCCGGCATGAACAGCATGCGCAGCTCCAGCTCGCCCAGCTTGTGCTGCAGGCTTGGATCCAGCATGGCGGCCCAGGCCTCGGCCGGCGTCATGTGCTTGCCTTGGCCGTTCTTGGGCAGGCTGCGGTGGCGGTGCTCGTGGTTGTACTTGTCCACGGCCGCCTGGACGGCATCGATGAACTGCTTCCACGTGGGGGCCTTGTGGCTGAGCTGGATCACCTCGCCCGTGGTCTCGGCCCGCCTGATTGCCCGCTGCTCCTTGGCCAGCTCGGCACTGACCTTGCGCAGCGTGTTGCTGTCCACGTCCTTGCCCTGGTAGGAGCCGAACTGGCGGGCGCAGTTGATCATGTGGGTGCGCCAGCCGCGTTCGATCAAGCCGTGGCCCTGCGGGTGTCCGGCAATGCCGGTTCGGTGGTCGGCACCCAGGCGCGCGATGATGCCGGTTACAGGGCAGTCCATCTGCTTGGCTGTTTCGCCCGCGCCGTTGTCGCTGTAGACGATGGCGGGGGTGCCGCAGCGGCCGACCGCGTGGCGCAGCGCGTCGCCCACCGCGATCACGTTCTCACTCAGCGCCACGGACCAGCCGCAGATCATGCGTGTGGCCGCGTCTTTGACGACGGTCACTTCGGGCGCGAATGGCGCGCCGTGGTCAGGGTGGCGCACCTTGGCTTTGAAGGTGTGCCCGTCAATCAGCCAGACGTCCAGCGGCTTTAACACGCTGGTGTCGCGCCTCTTGAATGGCAGCTTGGCGGCGCGCTCGGCGCCTGAGTGCCGGGCCTTGATCAGGTCGACCCGGTTGACCTTGGGCAAGGCGCGCCGGGCGCGGGCGTACAGGTTGCGCCAGGCGTCGGGCTCGTTGCCCAGCTCGGTGTTGACCTCCATCGCGGCGGCGCTCAGGTTGCGGTACCGGGCGTCCTTGCTGTGATACCGACCCAGCACGGCGGCCACGTCGTCGCCGACCTCGATGGCGCTGGCATCAGCCTGGGCGGGCAGCAAGCCCCACCATCCTTGGGTGCGGTGGGTGCTGAGCCAGCGCAGCAAAGTGCGCTGGCTGACAGATGCATCCCGGGGGCGCTGATTGGCCGTGCGGGCCGTGGCCAGCAGTTCGGCGCTGGCCTGGCCGCTGGCCAGCTGCAAAGACAACAGGGAGGCGCTGCGCTTGGTGCCCTGCATCCCGGCCAGCTCTTCGAGCCGGGCGATCAGCATGACCCGGGCATCGGCGACGGCCTTGTCGGCCTGGCTGGGTGGCCGGCGGGCACCCACAGGGACCGGGAGGTTTACAGGCGCTGACTCAGGCGAGGCGGTTTCGGCGTGTGCGGCCACCACCGACACAGCCTGGG encodes:
- a CDS encoding ATP-binding protein; the encoded protein is MKQGFVQTDNFRRLRDAEKLVARRGAREAGLVIIKGVFGVGKSKLTERWAADSGYVFVRAKETWTKRALLDELADAMGLAKGGRNQEVQARIITKIGIDMVPIIVDEADHLVRSTASLLEVLRDITDVTGTMCFLVGMEHFPMKVARYGHIASRVAKVVEFEPLSLGDVKATVTAKATQGTAQNAPALPMDDALIEEIHRQASGRMRLVLNAIANIEQWAEANGWKKVTLGDVKGKALCTEFSGVALGKRRGD
- a CDS encoding transposase, which translates into the protein MTWLTARELAGLPGMPGSERRTRDKLAQLQVPIRSRAGRGGGQEYDCTALPAETRQALMIDKIAQAVSVVAAHAETASPESAPVNLPVPVGARRPPSQADKAVADARVMLIARLEELAGMQGTKRSASLLSLQLASGQASAELLATARTANQRPRDASVSQRTLLRWLSTHRTQGWWGLLPAQADASAIEVGDDVAAVLGRYHSKDARYRNLSAAAMEVNTELGNEPDAWRNLYARARRALPKVNRVDLIKARHSGAERAAKLPFKRRDTSVLKPLDVWLIDGHTFKAKVRHPDHGAPFAPEVTVVKDAATRMICGWSVALSENVIAVGDALRHAVGRCGTPAIVYSDNGAGETAKQMDCPVTGIIARLGADHRTGIAGHPQGHGLIERGWRTHMINCARQFGSYQGKDVDSNTLRKVSAELAKEQRAIRRAETTGEVIQLSHKAPTWKQFIDAVQAAVDKYNHEHRHRSLPKNGQGKHMTPAEAWAAMLDPSLQHKLGELELRMLFMPAVLRTAKRGEVTFLNQTYFSNDLMSVDGEQVRVHYDIHDPAFVMVFTTDGEFVCEARWNANRIDYFPKPVVQMAREKRVAAAVKRREGQIELAQRELQGTYSPANVFALPEPSAPVVVVPPLEVSVSSLPLLLPPGAQPVQTAAGRPFFDAPSERYEWLMRHRDDWSSDDAAWISGYVQGEDYEGLRDYFTSRGMDWNDEAAGFKSAR